One segment of Trachemys scripta elegans isolate TJP31775 chromosome 1, CAS_Tse_1.0, whole genome shotgun sequence DNA contains the following:
- the ACOD1 gene encoding cis-aconitate decarboxylase, translating into MWAKTVTENFANVIHGLKASHLTDLVIQRSKRMILDTLGVGLLGTSTEVFHKVIQYSKIYRSDASSTVWGHSDFRLPPLYAAFVNGVAVHSMDFDDTWHPATHPSGAVLPALLALSEVLPQKQKFSGLDLLLAFNVGIEVQGRLMRFSNEASNVPKRFHPPAVVGTIGSAAATAKLLALDQFKCKAALAVAASYAGAPMANAATQTKPLHIGNAARHGLEAACLASLSLQGNKQILDMESGLGAFYTDYTPRFLPTLQSYSWLLDQQDVAIKRFPAHLGTHWVADAASSLRKHLVESDDSVPISRIKKIVVKVPDVRYVNRPFPNSEHEARHSFQFAACSALLDGSISVQSFSDQNISRPELKELLSKTKLEHPADNKPSFDNLYCEVNVTLQDGKVFSERCDTFYGHWRKPLSTEDLKKKFHSNASSVLSVEATEGIIETVDNLEKVEDCFVLSAFLKGTQSTKVLSKMCLP; encoded by the exons ATGTGGGCAAAG acCGTCACTGAAAATTTTGCTAATGTTATCCATGGTTTGAAAGCGAGCCACCTGACAGATCTAGTCATTCAGAGAAGCAAACGGATGATCCTGGATACTCTGGGAGTGGGGCTGCTGGGTACCAGCACGGAGGTCTTCCACAAAGTTATACAATACAGTAAA ATCTACCGTTCAGATGCATCCAGCACGGTTTGGGGTCACTCGGATTTCAGACTTCCTCCTCTGTATGCGGCTTTTGTGAATGGAGTAGCT GTTCACTCAATGGATTTTGATGATACATGGCATCCAGCCACACACCCATCTGGCGCTGTGCTTCCTGCTCTGCTTGCTCTATCAGAAGTCCTGCCTCAAAAGCAAAAATTCTCTGGCCTCGACCTGCTCTTAGCTTTCAATGTAGGGATTGAAGTACAAGGCAGACTTATGCGCTTTTCCAATGAAGCCAGCAATGTTCCAAAAAG GTTTCATCCACCAGCTGTGGTTGGTACCATAGGGAGTGCGGCAGCTACTGCTAAATTGTTAGCACTTGATCAGTTTAAATGTAAAGCAGCTTTGGCTGTTGCTGCCTCTTATGCAGGTGCCCCAATGGCTAATGCAGCAACACAAACCAAACCCCTCCACATTGGCAATGCAGCTAGGCATGGCCTGGAAGCAGCTTGCTTAGCGTCACTGAGTCTTCAAGGAAACAAACAGATCTTGGACATGGAGTCAGGGTTGGGTGCCTTTTATACAGACTATACCCCCCGGTTTCTGCCAACTTTACAATCTTATTCCTGGCTCTTGGATCAACAAGATGTGGCCATCAAGCGCTTTCCTGCTCATCTTGGAACACACTGGGTGGCAGATGCAGCCTCTTCACTGAGGAAGCACCTCGTGGAGAGTGATGACTCAGTCCCCATTAGTAGAATTAAGAAAATTGTTGTCAAAGTCCCAGATGTTAGATACGTGAACAGACCTTTCCCTAACTCTGAACACGAAGCCCGGCATTCTTTCCAGTTTGCTGCATGCTCTGCTCTGCTGGATGGCAGTATCTCCGTTCAGTCATTCAGTGATCAGAACATTTCTAGGCCAGAGTTAAAGGAGCTGCTCAGCAAAACGAAGCTAGAGCATCCTGCTGATAACAAGCCTAGCTTTGATAACCTTTATTGCGAGGTGAATGTCACTCTTCAGGACGGCAAGGTGTTTAGTGAACGCTGCGATACATTCTATGGACATTGGAGGAAACCCTTGAGTACAGAAGACCTGAAGAAAAAGTTTCACTCCAATGCTTCCAGCGTGCTCTCagtggaagctacagaaggcatTATAGAGACTGTGGATAATTTAGAAAAAGTAGAAGACTGTTTTGTGTTAAGTGCATTTCTAAAAGGGACCCAGTCAACCAAAGTACTTTCAAAAATGTGCTTACCTTGA